In Cynocephalus volans isolate mCynVol1 chromosome 13, mCynVol1.pri, whole genome shotgun sequence, a genomic segment contains:
- the LOC134361664 gene encoding elongin-A-like, whose protein sequence is MKSRMRSLPGRDTDCRHIAELAFKSHFFSFVMATECKRSDAGNSHMPKRSRRIWFNSSHRFLEDAHKAAAVVSSEVVNLPRRSLLIESWRRLRTPKQKQQVSPAAVGEDPRAQAELLAVLRTELRPKQRRPPSCADEAAPGTAMAADGALHAVVKLQARLAAHSDPKKLAKYLKKLSALPVTAHSLAETGVRKTVKRLRTQQHVGSLARDLAAQGKKLLVVARDTRPKQLALEESRSRKRPREEFPKEPKVQGACPESHGASESPSDGTERGHRKHRRLSQLQTPPKGSPGGDRRGGSTKRYTVALASSSDWASSGDGHIRIRLSLAGPHQMCVDHCVPPEEEGPEPAVLRQKPGKGHADAPQGSPGLRQEGHLGKPRGQGAVVSPSPAQVSSHRQKGPAGAGDDEMFPAGFSQKSHKAFSPEEGPRAISGDSTKDKPPSRRARREKASELGCVPSLPALDAARDNHLEEKRDKDSDEPKADETKKPSPESLDTGEGAGGLLPTVPGKLSNKLSTREGIRRPSTWESSLPEEEELADMEADSEQPAVPFEAYSTYGRPWKGKERTVKTLATTLRVKDLHETDSKRTRENGSLLPRLAKVQENETEEPPPPGAHVAKLKRVPTDAPPVLPDLPLPGMRASDRALSVLELMSSFPPEIHALPSPQQEEEGGFPTGRRRNSKMPVYSGPRSAGLPRTVTACERRVWALGTSVPAVREAGGDPCPAPEPAWKGCTPDQPGRTIEKYNPTLAKETGHLWKRRCQRDFKEARPEEHESWREMYLRLREARERRLRLVTMKIRSARAERPRGRQTQMIFFHSVLDKPCEVPRRQEKPASGGAAIPDKAKVQPAPRPQESSRPPSSSTGGHSRFHPLPARPPSCGPSTRKAAAKKVAPLMAKTIRDYRNTYSRR, encoded by the exons GAAGAATATGGTTCAACAGCAGCCACAGATTTTTAGAAGATGCCCACAAGGCCGCAGCAGTGGTCAGTAGCGAGGTGGTTAATCTTCCTCGC AGGTCACTCCTGATTGAGTCCTG GCGGCGGCTCCGCACCCCCAAGCAAAAGCAGCAGGTCAGCCCGGCGGCGGTCGGCGAGGACCCGCGTGCCCAGGCCGAGCTGCTCGCTGTACTGAGGACAGAGCTGCGGCCCAAGCAGCGACGCCCGCCCAGCTGCGCCGACGAGGCTGCGCCCGGGACGGCCATGGCAGCCGACGGGGCGCTGCACGCCGTGGTCAAGCTGCAGGCGCGCCTGGCTGCCCACTCCGATCCCAAGAAGCTGGCGAAATACCTGAAGAAACTCTCCGCCTTGCCAGTGACAGCACACTCCCTGGCGGAGACTGGAGTCCGCAAGACGGTCAAGCGCTTGCGCACACAGCAGCACGTGGGCAGCTTGGCCAGGGACTTAGCCGCCCAGGGGAAGAAGTTGCTGGTCGTGGCGCGGGACACCCGGCCTAAACAACTGGCCTTGGAGGAGAGCCGTTCCCGAAAGCGCCCCAGGGAGGAGTTTCCGAAGGAGCCGAAGGTGCAGGGCGCCTGCCCAGAAAGCCACGGAGCCTCCGAGAGCCCATCCGACGGCACGGAGCGCGGACACAGAAAGCACAGGAGACTCTCGcagctccaaacacctcccaagggGTCTCCCGGTGGCGACAGGAGAGGCGGGAGCACCAAGCGCTACACAGTTGCACTGGCTTCCTCCTCAGACTGGGCGTCTTCCGGCGATGGCCACATCCGCATCCGTCTGTCCCTTgccggtcctcaccagatgtgcgtgGACCATTGCGTGCCCCCGGAGGAGGAGGGCCCCGAGCCCGCTGTCCTCCGCCAGAAGCCTGGAAAAGGCCACGCTGATGCCCCTCAGGGCAGTCCGGGACTCCGTCAAGAGGGACACCTGGGCAAACCCCGGGGGCAAGGGGCCGTCGTGAGCCCAAGCCCGGCGCAGGTATCTTCCCACAGGCAGAAAGGCCCGGCGGGGGCTGGGGACGACGAGATGTTCCCTGCTGGATTCAGCCAGAAATCCCACAAGGCCTTCTCCCCAGAGGAAGGTCCAAGGGCCATCTCGGGGGACAGTACCAAGGACAAACCGCCCTCTAGGCgggccaggagagagaaggcatcgGAGCTCGGTTGCGTTCCCTCTCTACCCGCCTTGGACGCTGCTCGGGACAACCACCTAGAGGAGAAGAGGGACAAAGACTCTGACGAACCCAAAGCAGACGAAACAAAGAAGCCAAGCCCAGAAAGCTTAGACACAGGAGAGGGCGCAGGAGGCCTGCTGCCCACGGTGCCAGGCAAGCTTTCCAACAAGCTCAGCACTCGAGAAGGGATACGCAGACCTTCCACCTGGGAGAGCTCCCTCCCTGAAGAGGAGGAGTTGGCAGATATGGAGGCTGACTCTGAGCAGCCTGCTGTGCCCTTTGAGGCATACTCCACCTATGGCCGGccttggaagggaaaggaaaggacggTGAAAACTCTGGCCACTACTCTGAGAGTCAAAGACCTTCACGAGACGGACTCTAAACGCACTCGTGAAAATGGGAGCCTGCTTCCCAGACTAGCCAAGGTGcaggaaaatgagacagaggaGCCGCCACCGCCCGGAGCGCACGTAGCCAAGCTGAAAAGGGTCCCCACCGACGCCCCGCCGGTGCTGCCAGACCTCCCGTTACCCGGGATGCGGGCCAGTGACAGGGCACTGTCTGTCCTTGAACTGATGTCCTCCTTCCCGCCAGAGATACACgcactcccttccccccagcaaGAAGAAGAGGGTGGATTTCCTACGGGACGCAGAAGGAACTCGAAGATGCCGGTGTACTCGGGCCCCAGGAGCGCCGGCCTGCCTAGAACCGTGACTGCGTGTGAGCGGCGGGTGTGGGCCCTCGGGACCAGCGTCCCTGCTGTCCGGGAAGCGGGGGGAGACCCGTGTCCTGCTCCGGAGCCCGCGTGGAAGGGGTGCACGCCCGATCAGCCAGGTCGCACCATCGAGAAATACAATCCCACACTAGCGAAAGAAACGGGCCACTTATGGAAAAGGCGCTGTCAACGAGACTTTAAGGAAGCCCGGCCGGAGGAGCACGAGTCGTGGCGGGAGATGTACCTGCGGCTCCGGGAGGCCCGAGAGCGGCGGCTCCGGCTGGTGACGATGAAGATCCGCTCTGCACGCGCCGAGAGGCCCAGAGGCCGACAGACACAGATGATCTTCTTCCACTCTGTGCTCGACAAGCCTTGTGAGgttcccaggaggcaggaaaagccTGCCTCGGGAGGAGCGGCCATCCCCGATAAAGCCAAGGTGCAGCCGGCCCCACGCCCACAGGAGAGCAGCCGGCCCCCCTCCAGCAGCACCGGTGGCCACAGCCGCTTTCACCCGCTCCCTGCGAGGCCCCCCTCCTGCGGCCCCAGCACCAGGAAAGCCGCCGCCAAGAAAGTAGCCCCGCTCATGGCCAAGACGATCCGAGATTACAGGAACACATACTCCCGCCGATGA